One region of Ostrinia nubilalis chromosome 14, ilOstNubi1.1, whole genome shotgun sequence genomic DNA includes:
- the LOC135077906 gene encoding cilia- and flagella-associated protein 61-like, translating to MTPHYYVQSQQFTGYVLETFKGGYFKLHLNNDQVVDGITCLSPESLSLDNFKNLYGLSATVLNNVHLRYTAKKLDDFYSFFRSNWALYLYLERADELFAMAKELLPKGQKNGNTLNDALRSIAQNLYNPSYRFNTKLRIRSKFEQSPHVSAITDYVMEWISDNDVLLPIYLQQAHKNECTHDLGSHPAFVKKKKSLIKMLQRIL from the exons ATGACTCCCCATTATTATGTGCAGTCGCAACAGTTTACC GGTTATGTACTAGAGACGTTCAAAGGCGGCTACTTCAAGCTGCACCTGAACAACGACCAAGTGGTGGATGGCATCACCTGCCTCAGTCCAGAGAGCCTCTCGCTGGACAACTTCAAGAACCTCTACGGACTGTCCGCAACTGTGTTGAATAACGTGCATTTGAGATACACT GCAAAAAAACTCGACGACTTCTATTCGTTCTTCCGTTCAAACTGGGCGTTGTATTTGTATCTCGAACGAGCTGATGAACTCTTTGCAATGGCTAAGGAATTGTTACCAAAG GGTCAAAAAAATGGGAACACCTTAAACGATGCTCTAAGGTCCATCGCACAAAATTTGTATAACCCA TCCTACAGATTCAACACAAAACTGAGGATACGCTCCAAGTTCGAACAGTCGCCACACGTGTCAGCCATCACCGACTACGTCATGGAGTGGATATCAGACAACGATGTTCTACTCCCGATATATCTCCAACAAGCACATAAAAACGAATGCACCCACGACCTGGGTTCTCACCCCGCGTTcgtaaaaaagaagaaaagtcTGATTAAAATGTTACAGAGGATACTTTAA
- the LOC135077907 gene encoding uncharacterized protein LOC135077907 — MSQPKGCAKPLVLNELLIQNVNTWGNVQYNIPLRLSNNETRTAASIAHRHIPAIPHSLDCKIDDPLPERVCGRDMVVEKETYKTTTGEYCVKPNPNKAMERADCSINCRRVIFMTGVEKRLQGKSIVQPTMISEMKDNFRGVMEQATMPPEITVRAPDPEYIFDVVAAGRNEAPVISDSAGGFRRLLDPYVTTYRACHKPFSVEDQYGIGAKDQITFYSAFNLPKVRGFGPRHQEIWMPLTSKVHRGVYDRIHVKKEYKEVAACHNPVNNIKGVFESEMKKKYKIPFAYSSLASWGHGENFDLAPFPPNPYQTNIAPFMYCSDYCHIAQGTPPYTVIDQLQHKLPVHKKCMKRMIVSRDYDP, encoded by the exons atgtCTCAACCTAAAGGCTGTGCCAAACCTCTAGTGCTAAACGAGCTGTTGATACAAAATGTGAACACGTGGGGCAATGTCCAGTACAACATACCCTTGCGGTTGTCCAACAATGAGACCAGGACGGCAGCCAGCATCGCTCATCGCCACATACCAGCTATACCGCATAGCTTGGACTGC AAAATCGATGATCCGCTCCCCGAAAGAGTATGCGGCCGCGACATGGTGGTCGAGAAAGAGACCTACAAGACGACCACCGGCGAGTATTGCGTCAAACCAAACCCTAACAAGGCCATGGAGAGGGCCGACTGCTCCATCAACTGCAGGCGGGTCATCTTTATGACGGGAGTGGAGAAACGG TTGCAAGGAAAAAGCATCGTTCAACCTACAATGATATCCGAGATGAAGGATAATTTCAGAGGCGTGATGGAGCAAGCGACAATGCCACCCGAGATCACCGTTAGGGCACCAGACCCTGAATATATTTTTGAT GTCGTGGCAGCTGGTCGGAATGAAGCTCCTGTAATATCTGACAGCGCTGGTGGATTCCGAAGACTGTTGGACCCTTACGTCACCACATATAGGGCGTGCCATAAACCGTTTTCCGTCGAGGATCAATACGGGATCGGCGCTAAGGATCAGATCACATTTTACTCGGCTTTCAATTTGCCCAAG GTGAGAGGCTTCGGACCGCGCCATCAAGAGATCTGGATGCCACTAACGTCCAAGGTCCACAGGGGTGTCTACGACAGGATCCACGTCAAGAAGGAGTACAAGGAAGTGGCTGCGTGCCACAACCCTGTCAATAACATCAAGGG CGTGTTCGAATCAGAGATGAAGAAGAAATACAAGATACCATTCGCGTATTCATCTCTCGCATCCTGGGGCCATGGAGAGAATTTCGACCTAGCCCCCTTCCCACCAAACCCCTACCAGACCAATATCGCGCCGTTTATGTACTGCAGCGATTACTGCCATATTGCTCAAGGAACCCCACCGTATACGGTCATAGACCAGCTCCAACACAAGTTGCCTGTGCATAAAAAGTGTATGAAGAGGATGATCGTTTCAAGGGATTATGATCCTTAG
- the LOC135078231 gene encoding uncharacterized protein LOC135078231 isoform X1 — protein sequence MMNRPEDQNWMDNLEGMCIPEGTLKLASSASEQNVYFTYVCLVNDLNPNNLSNHRPSYRYIDGDLEEVDQEDVPIRVERSKALHELVESHRNDYEIEEKKYTGAQSSTAHQTTTSFESDTSENEDTINFNTANPNVLKLTKMKWLTEEQEGSPDSSSPSISPNMSSTSTCSRESDDHLSHTSVGDKYLSTILRLDREHNMFGLSNIAIVGSRPSRKMKKEDDKPVFPQTAIVQVCCGTGCCRHRSKTDLPSSLKCGGCKSCCVDPFCPTCIGPCDPPCSDPSPCPPMCSSCPRGNCTCKIPCPPSKCFVDCTTCYGMKVTVHRKPKFDPVQVELTPRSSCVLHKPFAARSCHHLPRCIPPSSCFPYLMPCFWPARPSAPCSVPARCFHNPPCLAPRKKRPPGQNMPTTCPPGKCEDAAKGTKCPNQLCPGKSPQFKQGLESKFGK from the exons ATGATGAACCGGCCCGAAGACCAGAACTGGATGGACAATCTTGAGGGCATGTGTATACCCGAGGGTACGTTGAAGTTGGCCAGCAGTGCCTCGGAGCAGAACGTGTATTTCACCTACGTCTGCTTGGTCAACGATCTGAACCCAAACAACCTATCGAATCACCGACCCTCGTACCGGTACATTGACGGAGATCTTGAAGAA GTTGATCAAGAAGATGTGCCTATCAGAGTGGAACGTTCAAAAGCTCTTCATGAGTTGGTCGAAAGCCACCGTAATGATTACGAAATAGAAGAAAAGAAATACACTGGTGCTCAGTCATCTACTGCTCAT CAAACCACAACATCATTTGAAAGTGACACATCAGAAAATGAAGACACAATCAATTTCAACACTGCCAACCCAAACGTTCTCAAATTAACCAAAATGAAATGGCTGACTGAAGAGCAAGAAGGATCTCCAGATTCCAG TTCTCCATCGATCTCCCCCAACATGTCTTCCACAAGCACCTGCAGCCGGGAGTCTGATGACCACCTCTCCCACACCAGCGTTGGAGACAAGTACCTTTCCACCATCCTCCGCCTCGATCGAGAGCATAACATGTTTGGCTTGTCGAACATCGCGATTGTGGGATCCAGGCCTTCGAGGAAGATGAAGAAAGAGGATGACAAGCCAGTGTTCCCTCAGACCGCGATCGTTCAAGTCTGCTGTGGTACTGGCTGCTGCAGACATAGG AGCAAAACAGATCTGCCCTCATCTCTCAAG TGCGGAGGATGCAAAAGCTGCTGCGTTGATCCTTTTTGTCCAACCTGCATTGGGCCATGTGATCCACCTTGT AGTGATCCATCACCATGCCCACCAATG TGCTCATCATGCCCAAGAGGAAATTGTACCTGTAAG ATACCTTGTCCACCTTCCAAGTGCTTTGTAGACTGCACTACGTGTTACGGCATGAAG GTAACGGTACATCGAAAGCCCAAGTTCGATCCCGTCCAAGTGGAACTCACTCCACGATCTAGCTGCGTGCTTCATAAg CCCTTCGCAGCGCGCTCATGCCACCACCTTCCCCGCTGCATCCCCCCCTCCTCCTGTTTCCCGTACCTCATGCCTTGTTTCTGGCCCGCGAGGCCCAGCGCTCCTTGCAGCGTGCCAGCTCGATGTTTCCACAACCCGCCCTGCTTGGCTCCCAGGAAGAAGAGGCCGCCTGGGCAGAATATGCCGACGACTTGCCCTCCT GGAAAATGTGAGGATGCAGCCAAAGGCACCAAGTGCCCTAACCAGTTATGCCCTggg AAAAGTCCCCAATTCAAGCAAGGCCTAGAAAGCAAATTCGGGAAGTAA
- the LOC135078231 gene encoding uncharacterized protein LOC135078231 isoform X2 gives MMNRPEDQNWMDNLEGMCIPEGTLKLASSASEQNVYFTYVCLVNDLNPNNLSNHRPSYRYIDGDLEEVDQEDVPIRVERSKALHELVESHRNDYEIEEKKYTGAQSSTAHQTTTSFESDTSENEDTINFNTANPNVLKLTKMKWLTEEQEGSPDSSSPSISPNMSSTSTCSRESDDHLSHTSVGDKYLSTILRLDREHNMFGLSNIAIVGSRPSRKMKKEDDKPVFPQTAIVQVCCGTGCCRHRSKTDLPSSLKCGGCKSCCVDPFCPTCIGPCDPPCSDPSPCPPMIPCPPSKCFVDCTTCYGMKVTVHRKPKFDPVQVELTPRSSCVLHKPFAARSCHHLPRCIPPSSCFPYLMPCFWPARPSAPCSVPARCFHNPPCLAPRKKRPPGQNMPTTCPPGKCEDAAKGTKCPNQLCPGKSPQFKQGLESKFGK, from the exons ATGATGAACCGGCCCGAAGACCAGAACTGGATGGACAATCTTGAGGGCATGTGTATACCCGAGGGTACGTTGAAGTTGGCCAGCAGTGCCTCGGAGCAGAACGTGTATTTCACCTACGTCTGCTTGGTCAACGATCTGAACCCAAACAACCTATCGAATCACCGACCCTCGTACCGGTACATTGACGGAGATCTTGAAGAA GTTGATCAAGAAGATGTGCCTATCAGAGTGGAACGTTCAAAAGCTCTTCATGAGTTGGTCGAAAGCCACCGTAATGATTACGAAATAGAAGAAAAGAAATACACTGGTGCTCAGTCATCTACTGCTCAT CAAACCACAACATCATTTGAAAGTGACACATCAGAAAATGAAGACACAATCAATTTCAACACTGCCAACCCAAACGTTCTCAAATTAACCAAAATGAAATGGCTGACTGAAGAGCAAGAAGGATCTCCAGATTCCAG TTCTCCATCGATCTCCCCCAACATGTCTTCCACAAGCACCTGCAGCCGGGAGTCTGATGACCACCTCTCCCACACCAGCGTTGGAGACAAGTACCTTTCCACCATCCTCCGCCTCGATCGAGAGCATAACATGTTTGGCTTGTCGAACATCGCGATTGTGGGATCCAGGCCTTCGAGGAAGATGAAGAAAGAGGATGACAAGCCAGTGTTCCCTCAGACCGCGATCGTTCAAGTCTGCTGTGGTACTGGCTGCTGCAGACATAGG AGCAAAACAGATCTGCCCTCATCTCTCAAG TGCGGAGGATGCAAAAGCTGCTGCGTTGATCCTTTTTGTCCAACCTGCATTGGGCCATGTGATCCACCTTGT AGTGATCCATCACCATGCCCACCAATG ATACCTTGTCCACCTTCCAAGTGCTTTGTAGACTGCACTACGTGTTACGGCATGAAG GTAACGGTACATCGAAAGCCCAAGTTCGATCCCGTCCAAGTGGAACTCACTCCACGATCTAGCTGCGTGCTTCATAAg CCCTTCGCAGCGCGCTCATGCCACCACCTTCCCCGCTGCATCCCCCCCTCCTCCTGTTTCCCGTACCTCATGCCTTGTTTCTGGCCCGCGAGGCCCAGCGCTCCTTGCAGCGTGCCAGCTCGATGTTTCCACAACCCGCCCTGCTTGGCTCCCAGGAAGAAGAGGCCGCCTGGGCAGAATATGCCGACGACTTGCCCTCCT GGAAAATGTGAGGATGCAGCCAAAGGCACCAAGTGCCCTAACCAGTTATGCCCTggg AAAAGTCCCCAATTCAAGCAAGGCCTAGAAAGCAAATTCGGGAAGTAA